The genomic DNA TTGAAAAACTGCCACGTGGTGATGAGGCTCTTGCTGCGCTGCGTGCGCTCGAAGCCTTGATAGGTCGTAAGGCCGATGCGGTTTTTTGCATTGAGGCGGGAGGGCTAAACTCAACTATTCCCATTGCGGTTGCTGCGACGGCGGGCCTACCCATCGTCGATGCAGACGGAATGGGCCGCGCGTTTCCAGAGCTGCAAATGGTTTCGATGACTATGGCCGGAGTGTCCGCTTGTCCAATGACTATGGCTGACGAGAAAGGTAATGCGATAACGCTCAACACAGTGGATAATCTGTCGACGGAGAAGTTTGCACGGTCAATTACTGTTGAAATGGGTGGGGCTGGTCTGATAGCAATCTATCCGATGACGGGTGCGCAAGCCAAGAAGGCGGCGCTTCGAGGGTCGATGAGTTTGATCCACAATGTTGGCCGTATCATCCAAGAGGAGCAGGCGGCTAATCGCAACTGCGCGGACCGCCTCGCGAAAGATTTGAACGGCTTCCGGCTTTTTGAGGGGCGGGTGATGGACGTCAACCGTCGAACGACGGGGGGCTTTGCGCGTGGAACAGCGATAATCGAAGGGCTTGATGGTTTCGCGGGCCGTAAGATTCAACTGCATTTCCAAAATGAGTTTCTTGTGGCCCAAACCGACGCAGGCGAGCCACTGGCAATGACTCCTGATCTTATTTGTCTACTCGATCTTGAAACCGGCGTGCCAATCACGACCGAGACGATGGGATACGGCTTTCGCGTAATCGTCTTTGGGTTGCCCTGTGATCCAGTGTGGCGTTCAGAACATGGCCTCCAACTCGTGGGGCCAAGCTATTTTGGCTACGAGCATAACTACGTTCCAATAGAAGACCTCAAAAGGTCCGCCCCCTAAAAACTCAACAAGGAGAGAAGTAATGAAAACTATTCGTTCCCTATTGCTGGTGGCTACCGCAACCAGTGCGCTCATGTGCGCGGCACCAGCTGTCGCCGATAACATCGTGACGGTTAACACTGTCCAGATTTTTGGCACGATCGACCCGGCCAAAATCAACGACTATACGGAATACATGGCTGGCGTGAACATGTATGAAGCCCTTACCACATTGGACGGCGACGGAAATATCCAGCCACTCCTTGCGGAAAGCTGGACCGTTTCTGAGGATACTCTGACGTGGACTTTTACCCTTAAAGAAGGCGCGTTGTTCCAAGATGGAACTCCAGTTGAGGCCAAAGACGTCGTCTGGTCCATTGGGCGCCTACTCGCGATCAACGAAGGTCCATCTTATCTGTTCAGCCCGGTGATGTCAGAAGGGGCGATCACTGAGATCGACAATCGCACGGTGCAGATCGTGTTGGACGAGGTTTACACGCCGTTCCTGACGACAACACCAATTCTGTTCGTAGTAAACTCTGATTTGGCGTCTGAGAATGCTACTGAGGACGACATTTGGGCAGAAGATTATCTGGCAAATAATTCTGCAGGTGCGGGCGCCTTTACGCTTACCAACTGGGACCGTGGCGCAACCATGACCATGAAGCGGTTTGTGGATTATCACCTTGGTTGGGGTGATCAGGCCATTGACGAAGTTCGGTTCATAGTCACGAGCGAAGAAGCGACAGTGAAAGCATTGGCTCAGGCGGGTGTGTTGTCCTTGTCGTCAGACGGTCAAGCTCAAGAAACCTATGCATCCATCGGCGCGCTGGATGACTACAGGATTGTAGACTATCCGACAGCGACAAATTTCTATTTTAAGCTTAATAACCAGATCGCGCCCACAGATGATATCAACATCCGGCGTGCACTTGCATTGGCGACCGACTACGACACTATCCGTGAATTCCTTTTGCCTGGTGAGCCACTCGCTGGGCCGATGCCTCCAGTTTTTGCTGATGCATTTCCTGATGACGTGATGCCAGTTGAATTTGACCTTGAAGCAGCGCGTTCATTAGTTGAGCAATCGGCATATTTTGGGCAAGGTCCGATCGATATTGAGATGATGTATGTGGCGGGGCTTGCCTTTGAGGAGGAAATCGCACTTTTGCAAAAGTCGATCCTTGATGGCATCGGTTTTAACACGATCCTTAAGCCTGAGCCGTGGAACCGCATGACGGAGCTTGCCGCTAACGTAGAGACCACCCCGCATATGACGCAGGTGTTCTACGGTGCGACTTACCCCTCTCCTGATAGTTACTTTTTCAACCAATTTCACTCGGATGCGGCTGGCACCTGGCAATCCATGGATTGGTTGTTGAACGACGAAGTAGACGCTATGATTGACGAAGCACGCTCGACAGTGGACGTGGTCGCTCAGAATGCGATCTACTCCAATTTGCAGCGCAAACTTGTAGACGAACAAGTCTCGGTATTTGTGCTGACTCAGCGATCTCAGCAGGCTCAACATCGTTGCCTTGACGGATTCACCTGGGTTCCAATGCAAAGCTTCGAGTTTAACTTCCACACCATGAAATGGATATGTGAGTAACATTGCACTTAAAAACCAGACGACGCTGAAGTATTTTGGCGTCGTCGACTCTACGTAAGGCTTTGGTATGGGGAAGCGTTAATTTGCTAAAAGTTCGAGGGCAGCCAATGAGCGACGTCGAGCCATTAATGCCGACAAGGAATGGCTGCGTCCATGAGAGATTATGGGTAGGCGTAGCATCCCACGGAAGTCCTAGAAAGCCGAGCGCGATGGTATGGGGATGAGAGGGGTTGCCGAGATGAAACTATGTCCAAATCCACCGCTGCCCCTGTTCATCACTTGATCGGCTTGGAGTTCGACCCAAGGAATAAGCCCCAGCATTACTGCTGAGGCTGGTGTTTTATGGTCAGCTGGGGGCCGCTACCAGTTTATGTGTCGCGACAAATCCACTGATCAAATTTGATGCTAAATCGTCGTCGTTTAGGCAGCGGCTACGTCGGAACGTTCTGAATAATTGCAGATATTTTGATGTTCTTCATGCCGTTCCAACGTCTCCGACCACTTCCTCAACTCGGATAGTTTAAGCGCGTTCTGCACCCGGATGTCTGAACTGATCAGCACCCACTTCTATCTGTAACTCCTTTTGGTTGGGACATTTTCTGGTGTCACAACATGAACGTTGGAAATCGCTGCAATCAAAGGATCAGGCGTCAGCTTGTGATGATGTAGGAAGGCGTGAAAGACATTCTCCAAATCAACGCCTAGGTCATGATATAAAACAAAGCTGAGGCGACCAGTCTTAATCAGCGCCCTGTTATCTTTGTCGAGGTCGTGGGCCACGTAAATATCGGGCAGCAACCCGCTATGCTCAAGAGCATTCAGGATAGTATGGTTCCCTCCACCCATCGAGTAAACTGCATGCAAATAATCCATATCTTCTACAGCGCGATGCAGGATGCGGGACGTCTCATGAAGAACGCCGCGTCCACCGCTCACATCTACGATGCGCAACTTTGGGCACAGTCGTTTCAAGGTGAGCTTGAAAGCCGCTTCCCGTTCTTCCTCTC from Octadecabacter antarcticus 307 includes the following:
- a CDS encoding ABC transporter substrate-binding protein; this encodes MKTIRSLLLVATATSALMCAAPAVADNIVTVNTVQIFGTIDPAKINDYTEYMAGVNMYEALTTLDGDGNIQPLLAESWTVSEDTLTWTFTLKEGALFQDGTPVEAKDVVWSIGRLLAINEGPSYLFSPVMSEGAITEIDNRTVQIVLDEVYTPFLTTTPILFVVNSDLASENATEDDIWAEDYLANNSAGAGAFTLTNWDRGATMTMKRFVDYHLGWGDQAIDEVRFIVTSEEATVKALAQAGVLSLSSDGQAQETYASIGALDDYRIVDYPTATNFYFKLNNQIAPTDDINIRRALALATDYDTIREFLLPGEPLAGPMPPVFADAFPDDVMPVEFDLEAARSLVEQSAYFGQGPIDIEMMYVAGLAFEEEIALLQKSILDGIGFNTILKPEPWNRMTELAANVETTPHMTQVFYGATYPSPDSYFFNQFHSDAAGTWQSMDWLLNDEVDAMIDEARSTVDVVAQNAIYSNLQRKLVDEQVSVFVLTQRSQQAQHRCLDGFTWVPMQSFEFNFHTMKWICE
- a CDS encoding DUF917 domain-containing protein, yielding MKPLKIITQNDMGHIALGGAFLGTGGGGDPYIGKLMAEQAIAASGPVKVIDVDDLADDALVVPVAMMGAPTVMLEKLPRGDEALAALRALEALIGRKADAVFCIEAGGLNSTIPIAVAATAGLPIVDADGMGRAFPELQMVSMTMAGVSACPMTMADEKGNAITLNTVDNLSTEKFARSITVEMGGAGLIAIYPMTGAQAKKAALRGSMSLIHNVGRIIQEEQAANRNCADRLAKDLNGFRLFEGRVMDVNRRTTGGFARGTAIIEGLDGFAGRKIQLHFQNEFLVAQTDAGEPLAMTPDLICLLDLETGVPITTETMGYGFRVIVFGLPCDPVWRSEHGLQLVGPSYFGYEHNYVPIEDLKRSAP